One region of Eupeodes corollae chromosome 1, idEupCoro1.1, whole genome shotgun sequence genomic DNA includes:
- the LOC129939469 gene encoding uncharacterized protein LOC129939469 — protein MSAFYLKNEQREHLKLVREKSPEDVVELCKSAFEYLTNGPNSTKYDLLAKKHSTSAEKVRASIEALICLLIDATKANVTDEDFDNLRKDGFSSDHVAILMQFVTSKRSFVESSIKWANIKAYRLINLEWRLEVKISSRSLLNQNTVMVTMKLNLHTEPKSENRELINFEDSKIVHENEAKNRKDIIVQTDINNLLHIIDVLEHAMLESKSRRIRNLAGAIH, from the coding sequence atgtcggcattttatctcaaaaacgaacAACGTGAACATCTTAAGCTTGTACGtgaaaaatcgcccgaagatgTTGTAGAACTATGCAAGTCTGCCTTCGAATATTTAACAAATGGTCCAAACAGCACCAAGTACGATTTGTTGGCCAAAAAGCACTCAACCTCCGCAGAGAAAGTACGTGCATCGATCGAAGCTCTTATATGCCTCCTTATTGATGCAACCAAAGCAAATGTAACCGATGAAGACTTTGACAATTTGAGAAAGGACGGATTTTCTTCTGATCATGTTGCGATTTTAATGCAATTCGTCACAAGCAAAAGATCTTTTGTTGAGAGTTCAATAAAATGGGCCAATATAAAAGCATATCGCTTGATAAATTTAGAATGGAGACTTGAAGTAAAAATATCATCGAGGAGTTTGTTAAATCAGAATACAGTTATGGTAACAATGAAGCTTAATTTACACACAGAACCTAAAAGTGAAAATCGCGAATTGATAAACTTTGAAGACAGTAAAATAGTTCATGAGAATGAGGCGAAAAATCGAAAGGATATTATAGTCCAAACAGATATTAATAATCTTTTGCATATTATTGATGTATTGGAACATGCTATGCTGGAATCGAAGAGCCGACGCATCAGGAATCTCGCTGGAGCAATTCATTAG